In one Pungitius pungitius chromosome 13, fPunPun2.1, whole genome shotgun sequence genomic region, the following are encoded:
- the sec23ip gene encoding SEC23-interacting protein isoform X1, which translates to MADRKNNNAPNNSANLLFSAAPEFNFNLPFMPVSRATGPAVLSGVDSTDVGEEDSFLGQTSANGPPPSTFNYFSSPVTSSDPFAAIGQSPCPPPAPSTAPTSIGAASFPSGVGMAPQPPPASQMNPAPPAFGSAVYQSPMGRHTPPPHTMTPPPPQMQPQSHNPYRHTPISSRASPYIPAPEVLPLMHTPQQNPYALSSPPQTFPLSGPTFTKPPPTQFQGPPPTATTSGAIVPAGPMMPHNYNVYEAVLPHWFYCKQVESKSVWLPFSIIDSLQLEETYNSVQPDPENVIIRTDGGRYDVQLYDRLRTPVYWEEEPTEVRRCSWFYKGDTDSRFIPYSEEFSDKLEAEYKKAVSTNQWHRRLEFPSGETIVMHNPKVIVQFQPSSMPDEWSTTQDGQTRPRVVKRGIDDDHDEVPDGELAKVDHLVFMVHGIGPVCDLRFRSMIECVDDFRSVSLKLLHSHFDKPLDEHAISRVEFLPVQWHTALHGDATGVDRRIKKITLPSTGRLRHFTNETLLDVLFYNSPTYCQTIMDTVAQEINRLYALFMTRNPDYTGSTSVAGHSLGSLILFDLLSNQKSGSSAPAVPIVPAADGNTQQVEAPAAAPPAVEEEPNDDGEEFEDISAMLEHLGLSEYKNTFEEEKIDIESFLMCTIEDLKEMGIPLGPRKKVAKFVKERVTKQAARQAAREKKAEVKEVSQAAAPPPAAEAAPDLSVKKLPAGSSVHVDYNYFEVGTGQVSVVYHSLDFEPIHFFALGSPIGMFLTVRGLEKIEETYQLPTCKGFFNIYHPLDPVAYRIEPMIIPDMDFKPVLIPHHKGRKRLHLELKESLTRMGSDLKHGFISSLRSAWQTLNDFARAHTSSAQLQAELAMVANQIEEEEKQAQEGEFGGPSIQVLYREIFKMPLWFVTEHKIPDIPEPLKEEEPQIKVGMLNGGNRIDYVLQEKPIESFNEYLFALQSHLCYWQSEDTALLILKEIYKTMGIHPEQIAH; encoded by the exons TTGATTCCACCGATGTTGGAGAAGAAGACAGCTTCCTCGGTCAAACCTCTGCCAACGGGCCACCCCCCTCCACATTCAACTACTTCTCCAGCCCCGTCACCAGCAGTGACCCGTTCGCGGCCATCGGCCAGTCGCCATGCCCGCCGCCGGCCCCGTCTACAGCCCCGACATCAATAGGCGCCGCGTCCTTTCCCAGCGGTGTCGGCATGGCCCCGCAACCCCCGCCGGCCTCACAAATGAATCCTGCACCCCCGGCGTTCGGCAGTGCAGTTTACCAAAGTCCGATGGGACGTcacactcctcccccccacacgaTGACCCCGCCGCCTCCCCAGATGCAGCCACAGAGTCATAACCCGTACCGACACACGCCAATAAGCAGCAGAGCCAGTCCGTACATTCCGGCTCCAGAGGTGCTGCCTCTAATGCACACACCTCAGCAGAACCCGTACGCCCTCAGCTCGCCGCCACAGACATTCCCGCTGTCAGGGCCCACATTCACAAAA CCTCCTCCCACACAGTTTCAAGGTCCTCCGCCTACAGCCACCACCAGTGGAGCGATAGTCCCTGCTGGTCCCATGATGCCCCACAATTACAATGTCTACGAGGCTGTTCTGCCTCACTGGTTCTACTGCAAGCAAGTGGAATCAAAGAGTGTCTGGCTTCCATTCAGTATCATTGACTCGCTTCAGCTAGAGGAGACATACAACTCAG TTCAACCAGACCCAGAAAATGTGATCATACGAACAGACGGAGGTCGGTACGACGTGCAGCTCTATGACCGCCTGCGGACTCCGGTGTACTGGGAAGAGGAGCCCACAGAGGTCCGTCGCTGCAGTTGGTTCTACAAAGGGGACACGGATAGTCGCTTTATTCCTTACTCTGAGGAGTTCAGCGACAAGCTGGAG GCGGAATATAAGAAAGCTGTGTCTACCAACCAGTGGCACCGTAGGCTGGAGTTCCCATCAGGAGAGACCATTGTGATGCACAATCCAAAG GTGATTGTGCAGTTTCAGCCCTCCTCTATGCCAGATGAGTGGAGCACCACTCAGGATGGGCAGACCAGGCCCAGAGTGGTGAAGAGAGGGATTGATGATGACCATGACGAAGTACCAGATG GTGAGCTCGCGAAGGTGGATCATCTTGTGTTCATGGTTCATGGCATCGGTCCTGTGTGTGACCTGAGGTTTCGGAGCATGATCGAGTGTG TGGACGACTTCCGCAGCGTGTCACTGAAGCTGCTGCACAGCCACTTTGACAAACCGCTGGATGAGCACGCCATCAGCAGGGTGGAGTTCCTCCCTGTCCAGTGGCACACGGCACTACATGGAGATGCCACAGGGGTGGACAG GAGGATAAAGAAGATCACGTTGCCCAGCACTGGACGTCTACGTCACTTTACAAATGAGACTTTGTTAGATGTGCTCTTCTACAACAGTCCCACTTACTGCCAGACCATTATGGACACAGTCGCCCAAGAGATTAACAGACTTTATGCCCTGTTCATGACGAGGAACCCGGACTACACAGGAAGCACATCAGTGGCCGGACACAGCTTAG gCTCCTTGATTCTCTTTGACCTCTTGTCAAATCAGAAGAGTGGCTCCTCTGCACCGGCCGTGCCAATCGTCCCCGCGGCGGATGGCAACACCCAACAG GTGGAAGCGCCTGCTGCCGCCCCTCCCGCTGTGGAAGAGGAGCccaacgacgacggggaggagtTTGAGGATATTTCCGCCATGCTGGAACACCTGGGATTGTCTGAGTACAAGAACACctttgaggaggagaagatcgaCATTGAATCTTTT cttaTGTGTACGATTGAGGACCTGAAAGAGATGGGCATCCCACTCGGTCCCAGGAAAAAGGTCGCCAAGTTCGTCAAAGAGAGAGTGACGAAGCAG GCGGCACGTCAAGCAGCCCGGGAGAAGAAGGCGGAGGTCAAAGAGGTCAGTCAGGCCGCGGCGCCCCCACCAGCAGCCGAAGCTGCTCCCGATCTGTCTGTGAAGAAGCTTCCAGCGGGAAGCTCCGTACATGTCGACTACAACTACTTTGAAGTCGGCACTGGGCAG GTGTCAGTGGTTTACCACTCCCTGGACTTTGAGCCCATTCATTTCTTTGCCTTGGGTTCACCGATTGGCATGTTTCTGACTGTCCGAGGCCTGGAAAAGATTGAGGAGACGTACCAGCTGCCCACGTGCAAAGGATTCTTCAACATTTACCACCCG TTGGACCCGGTGGCATACAGGATCGAGCCCATGATAATCCCAGACATGGACTTTAAGCCTGTTCTGATCCCACATcacaaagggaggaagaggctgCATCTGG AGCTGAAGGAGAGCCTCACCAGGATGGGCTCTGACCTGAAGCACGGTTTCATCAGCTCCCTGAGGAGCGCCTGGCAGACGCTCAATGACTTTGCTCGCGCTCACACCTCCTCCGCCCAGCTGCAGGCCGAGCTGGCCATGGTAGCCAATCAAAtcgaagaagaggagaagcaaGCGCAGGAGGGTGAGTTTGGTGGCCCTTCAATTCAAGTTCTGTATCGTGAGATATTTAAAATGCCACTCTGGTTTGTCACAGAACACAAGATCCCAGATATCCCAGAGcctttgaaggaggaggagcctcaGATTAAGGTTGGGATGCTGAATGGAGGGAATCGCATCGACTACGTGCTCCAGGAGAAGCCAATAGAGAGTTTCAACGAGTACCTGTTTGCCCTCCAGAGTCACCTGTGCTACTG GCAATCTGAAGACACAGCTCTACTCATTCTCAAGGAGATCTACAAGACCATGGGCATCCATCCAGAGCAGATAGCCCACTGA
- the sec23ip gene encoding SEC23-interacting protein isoform X2, whose translation MADRKNNNAPNNSANLLFSAAPEFNFNLPFMPVSRATGPAVLSGVDSTDVGEEDSFLGQTSANGPPPSTFNYFSSPVTSSDPFAAIGQSPCPPPAPSTAPTSIGAASFPSGVGMAPQPPPASQMNPAPPAFGSAVYQSPMGRHTPPPHTMTPPPPQMQPQSHNPYRHTPISSRASPYIPAPEVLPLMHTPQQNPYALSSPPQTFPLSGPTFTKPPPTQFQGPPPTATTSGAIVPAGPMMPHNYNVYEAVLPHWFYCKQVESKSVWLPFSIIDSLQLEETYNSVQPDPENVIIRTDGGRYDVQLYDRLRTPVYWEEEPTEVRRCSWFYKGDTDSRFIPYSEEFSDKLEAEYKKAVSTNQWHRRLEFPSGETIVMHNPKVIVQFQPSSMPDEWSTTQDGQTRPRVVKRGIDDDHDEVPDGELAKVDHLVFMVHGIGPVCDLRFRSMIECVDDFRSVSLKLLHSHFDKPLDEHAISRVEFLPVQWHTALHGDATGVDRRIKKITLPSTGRLRHFTNETLLDVLFYNSPTYCQTIMDTVAQEINRLYALFMTRNPDYTGSTSVAGHSLGSLILFDLLSNQKSGSSAPAVPIVPAADGNTQQVEAPAAAPPAVEEEPNDDGEEFEDISAMLEHLGLSEYKNTFEEEKIDIESFLMCTIEDLKEMGIPLGPRKKVAKFVKERVTKQAARQAAREKKAEVKEVSQAAAPPPAAEAAPDLSVKKLPAGSSVHVDYNYFEVGTGQVSVVYHSLDFEPIHFFALGSPIGMFLTVRGLEKIEETYQLPTCKGFFNIYHPLDPVAYRIEPMIIPDMDFKPVLIPHHKGRKRLHLELKESLTRMGSDLKHGFISSLRSAWQTLNDFARAHTSSAQLQAELAMVANQIEEEEKQAQEEHKIPDIPEPLKEEEPQIKVGMLNGGNRIDYVLQEKPIESFNEYLFALQSHLCYWQSEDTALLILKEIYKTMGIHPEQIAH comes from the exons TTGATTCCACCGATGTTGGAGAAGAAGACAGCTTCCTCGGTCAAACCTCTGCCAACGGGCCACCCCCCTCCACATTCAACTACTTCTCCAGCCCCGTCACCAGCAGTGACCCGTTCGCGGCCATCGGCCAGTCGCCATGCCCGCCGCCGGCCCCGTCTACAGCCCCGACATCAATAGGCGCCGCGTCCTTTCCCAGCGGTGTCGGCATGGCCCCGCAACCCCCGCCGGCCTCACAAATGAATCCTGCACCCCCGGCGTTCGGCAGTGCAGTTTACCAAAGTCCGATGGGACGTcacactcctcccccccacacgaTGACCCCGCCGCCTCCCCAGATGCAGCCACAGAGTCATAACCCGTACCGACACACGCCAATAAGCAGCAGAGCCAGTCCGTACATTCCGGCTCCAGAGGTGCTGCCTCTAATGCACACACCTCAGCAGAACCCGTACGCCCTCAGCTCGCCGCCACAGACATTCCCGCTGTCAGGGCCCACATTCACAAAA CCTCCTCCCACACAGTTTCAAGGTCCTCCGCCTACAGCCACCACCAGTGGAGCGATAGTCCCTGCTGGTCCCATGATGCCCCACAATTACAATGTCTACGAGGCTGTTCTGCCTCACTGGTTCTACTGCAAGCAAGTGGAATCAAAGAGTGTCTGGCTTCCATTCAGTATCATTGACTCGCTTCAGCTAGAGGAGACATACAACTCAG TTCAACCAGACCCAGAAAATGTGATCATACGAACAGACGGAGGTCGGTACGACGTGCAGCTCTATGACCGCCTGCGGACTCCGGTGTACTGGGAAGAGGAGCCCACAGAGGTCCGTCGCTGCAGTTGGTTCTACAAAGGGGACACGGATAGTCGCTTTATTCCTTACTCTGAGGAGTTCAGCGACAAGCTGGAG GCGGAATATAAGAAAGCTGTGTCTACCAACCAGTGGCACCGTAGGCTGGAGTTCCCATCAGGAGAGACCATTGTGATGCACAATCCAAAG GTGATTGTGCAGTTTCAGCCCTCCTCTATGCCAGATGAGTGGAGCACCACTCAGGATGGGCAGACCAGGCCCAGAGTGGTGAAGAGAGGGATTGATGATGACCATGACGAAGTACCAGATG GTGAGCTCGCGAAGGTGGATCATCTTGTGTTCATGGTTCATGGCATCGGTCCTGTGTGTGACCTGAGGTTTCGGAGCATGATCGAGTGTG TGGACGACTTCCGCAGCGTGTCACTGAAGCTGCTGCACAGCCACTTTGACAAACCGCTGGATGAGCACGCCATCAGCAGGGTGGAGTTCCTCCCTGTCCAGTGGCACACGGCACTACATGGAGATGCCACAGGGGTGGACAG GAGGATAAAGAAGATCACGTTGCCCAGCACTGGACGTCTACGTCACTTTACAAATGAGACTTTGTTAGATGTGCTCTTCTACAACAGTCCCACTTACTGCCAGACCATTATGGACACAGTCGCCCAAGAGATTAACAGACTTTATGCCCTGTTCATGACGAGGAACCCGGACTACACAGGAAGCACATCAGTGGCCGGACACAGCTTAG gCTCCTTGATTCTCTTTGACCTCTTGTCAAATCAGAAGAGTGGCTCCTCTGCACCGGCCGTGCCAATCGTCCCCGCGGCGGATGGCAACACCCAACAG GTGGAAGCGCCTGCTGCCGCCCCTCCCGCTGTGGAAGAGGAGCccaacgacgacggggaggagtTTGAGGATATTTCCGCCATGCTGGAACACCTGGGATTGTCTGAGTACAAGAACACctttgaggaggagaagatcgaCATTGAATCTTTT cttaTGTGTACGATTGAGGACCTGAAAGAGATGGGCATCCCACTCGGTCCCAGGAAAAAGGTCGCCAAGTTCGTCAAAGAGAGAGTGACGAAGCAG GCGGCACGTCAAGCAGCCCGGGAGAAGAAGGCGGAGGTCAAAGAGGTCAGTCAGGCCGCGGCGCCCCCACCAGCAGCCGAAGCTGCTCCCGATCTGTCTGTGAAGAAGCTTCCAGCGGGAAGCTCCGTACATGTCGACTACAACTACTTTGAAGTCGGCACTGGGCAG GTGTCAGTGGTTTACCACTCCCTGGACTTTGAGCCCATTCATTTCTTTGCCTTGGGTTCACCGATTGGCATGTTTCTGACTGTCCGAGGCCTGGAAAAGATTGAGGAGACGTACCAGCTGCCCACGTGCAAAGGATTCTTCAACATTTACCACCCG TTGGACCCGGTGGCATACAGGATCGAGCCCATGATAATCCCAGACATGGACTTTAAGCCTGTTCTGATCCCACATcacaaagggaggaagaggctgCATCTGG AGCTGAAGGAGAGCCTCACCAGGATGGGCTCTGACCTGAAGCACGGTTTCATCAGCTCCCTGAGGAGCGCCTGGCAGACGCTCAATGACTTTGCTCGCGCTCACACCTCCTCCGCCCAGCTGCAGGCCGAGCTGGCCATGGTAGCCAATCAAAtcgaagaagaggagaagcaaGCGCAGGAGG AACACAAGATCCCAGATATCCCAGAGcctttgaaggaggaggagcctcaGATTAAGGTTGGGATGCTGAATGGAGGGAATCGCATCGACTACGTGCTCCAGGAGAAGCCAATAGAGAGTTTCAACGAGTACCTGTTTGCCCTCCAGAGTCACCTGTGCTACTG GCAATCTGAAGACACAGCTCTACTCATTCTCAAGGAGATCTACAAGACCATGGGCATCCATCCAGAGCAGATAGCCCACTGA